One genomic window of Candidatus Omnitrophota bacterium includes the following:
- a CDS encoding winged helix-turn-helix transcriptional regulator → MLESLVSSRIRRTLLEHILTHPQEPFYLRGLAKQLSLSISPLRRELLRLEHTGMLSAVEEGNMRFYRVNATSAAFLELKDVAKWPRLRQGFGGQASGQVAPSPQLPAPSATAPILMGVISPTPQQPWWKQPLSTPMLFLSAALGIAFLIMVAGVSYLAVTNQRLAVATEQAVTAPRTSVTVVTSTPSASRTMQGSRWRLVPGAMGGFSASSGGDSNESY, encoded by the coding sequence ATGCTTGAATCCCTCGTCTCCTCACGTATCCGGCGCACCCTCCTTGAGCACATCCTGACCCATCCCCAAGAACCCTTCTACCTCCGAGGACTGGCCAAGCAGCTCAGCCTGTCCATCAGCCCGCTGCGGCGCGAGCTGCTCCGGTTGGAACATACCGGCATGCTGAGCGCCGTGGAAGAGGGGAACATGAGGTTTTATCGCGTCAATGCAACATCGGCGGCCTTCCTTGAACTGAAAGATGTGGCCAAGTGGCCCCGCCTACGCCAAGGCTTCGGCGGGCAGGCAAGTGGCCAAGTGGCCCCCAGCCCTCAGCTCCCAGCTCCAAGTGCCACAGCTCCGATCTTGATGGGTGTGATTTCTCCAACGCCACAGCAGCCATGGTGGAAGCAGCCGCTGTCGACCCCGATGCTTTTTTTATCGGCGGCACTTGGCATCGCCTTCCTGATCATGGTGGCCGGCGTGTCGTACCTCGCCGTCACAAATCAGCGCTTGGCGGTGGCCACCGAGCAGGCGGTCACCGCACCTCGCACCAGCGTGACCGTGGTCACATCCACCCCGTCGGCTTCGCGCACGATGCAGGGGAGTCGATGGCGCCTCGTCCCTGGCGCGATGGGCGGGTTTAGCGCGTCATCCGGCGGCGACTCCAACGAGAGCTACTAA